In Primulina huaijiensis isolate GDHJ02 chromosome 4, ASM1229523v2, whole genome shotgun sequence, the DNA window AATTACACTACAATATTACCTCGTTTATTTCCTTGATATCCCAACATGTTCTATCCGTTAAACATATTAGACAATTATATTCATAATATTTTCttgacattttttttaacttgagCTATATAACAAAAATATCCGACAAATGTTGTGACACTTttcaacaaaaattcaaaagtcGCAGTCCTAGAAAACCGTATTGAATATAAATAGGAAAGTTGGAAATAGAGGATCAATATGAAAGCGCTACAGGAATCATATCATTAATAATACTTGCAAGAGGAAAGACCATGCCAAGACATGCACTCGGCTCTGTGTAGCACTTCTTAATTACATAGATCGAAGATATCTGCTGGCAAATACATATTTACAGGCCAAATGGTTGCGAAAGTAATGATACTTCTACCACGTTGTATACTACGTACGTATATCAAACATAGAGCACCATATGTTGGCACcaaaattgtataaaaatacTAGAGATTGCGTCGAAACTTCATCACATAAGCGTTTCTTTTTCGGTGTCCCCAAAATTGTAACCAGTTAGATGGATATATTCCTCTCCTTTATATATCTGTCAGGTTGTAAAGGTACATGTTAGAAGCATGGTATAAGAACTGATGGAAGAGAAAGAAACGGATCAACGTGTGTCCATGCATGAGAAACAGATCACAGTGTCACCTCCGCTCCCTAGTGAAAAACCCTCCAAGGATGAAAATCAAGAGCGTGCACTTATTTTATCTCAAATCAcctaaacataatcattttagGATAGTAAGATACGTACCAGAATAGAGGCGAACACCTAGAAATCTCCCAGGTTTGATGATGAAGTTGTGGGTATGTTCTTCATTTCTTTAGCATCTGTTCCTTCCGCGACAGATGAGGTTTCTTCTCCTTTCGAAATCAAGGTGCCTGGATTCATACGCTGGACCTCCTCTTTTGTAACAATTAATATCTTGCGGACCATCCCACAGAATTCTCTGTTTTCAACAGCAGAAACCGCTAGTAAGGAGCAAGCAATAGCATGGAATATAGGTAAACAAGGTGTGTTCAAAATTTCAACTTAAACACGTAAATTTCAAAGGAAATCTTACTCCCAGGGATCATCTCCAACAAGCATCATATCATCCTCGTCATCAGTATACACAACGAGCCAATCACTAGTCTGAGCTTTGAGTTCACCATTGAATTCAAACAGATTATCCAATTCACTAATCAATTCGCTATAGTTACTGAACTTGGCAAGTTCCACAGATCTACCAAGGGCAGTCCCCTGCTTGTGAACCTAAATTAAGGAAAACTTTCATTAAAAAGTGAAAGATTTCACGAGAGAAAGAAAGTGGTTAAGTTGCAAACCTTGGTGCAACTCCTTGTCGAACCAGAATGCCCTTTGCTTTCTCTGTCTCTAGATACAATATTGaaggttttgaattttttatccTGCTCACTAGTGGAAAATGGATCCACCGGTTTTGTTCCCTTCACTTGATCAGAAGACGACTGATCAGATTCAATTGCAGGTGTCTGATGAACATGCTTACCATTCTGCATATGACCCAATGGTTCAATCACATTGGCTTGCGTCATTGGTGTATCCAAAGGCGTGGAGTCACTTATGAGAGAAATACCAAAAAGCTTACAGCTCCCTTCATTTAGTTTCATGGCATCATGCTGTTTTGTGAATAAAGACTTTGGAATCAGCTCTCTCGATTGGGACGACATTTGGAGGAATGATGAAACAGGAGGCGGCATCGACCAGTTTGCTTGTTGATTCTCACTTTTGGGATcattaattattgaaaaatctCTAAAAGCACCGTATCGAACGTCCCCGCGTGTCTGATAAGAAGTATCCGCACCTTGTCCATGGGTCTTTAAGCTTGAATCCATCAGATTAAGTGAGAAACCAGAAGGCACCGTAGACCACATGTTCCCAATTAAGCTAAATTTATCTTCACGCACTTGTGCTAGACGCTTTGTAGTCATTTGATCACCAGGAGGCAAACAGAATTCACCTGGTGGATTAACCTGCACCCCAAAACCTGATAGAAGATCCCTGAATGAGGACTCGGGTGTTCCTAAAGGTAACCACTTCTCTGGCCCACATCTTCTTGAAGCAGAGGCATCAATCTTCCCATCATCCAATGAGGGATTCCATATTAGTAATGGCTTCTCAGAAGAATCTGATTCATTATTGCCTCTCAAGGTCAATGATTCTTGACCTTGCAAGGCCCTTGGAAACCCAACTGCAGGTGAAGGGTCTACTGTCATCTTGGATGGGCCTACATTACAGAAAAATTATAATAGAAACAAATTTCATTTCTAAATTTCAATCACCAGTAGTCCAGTAAGATTTGGCAAAAACAGCAATAGCATAACATCAAGCAGACTAATATAAGTAACACACCTTCCCTAGTAAGAACAGAAGAGTTGGGGGATGACGGTAAAACATTTGAACGAGGCCTTTTTTGCCTGGGCACTGGAAGTGGATTCAATGCAGGAGCAGAAAGAGCAGGTTCTATTTTCCAAGGTGAAACTCTATCTGGTCGAGAAATTGTGGAAATTTCATCCCACCGCACCTTCAGCACAATTGAAAGATGAAATGTCAAACTGAGATAATGAAGGGATTTTTGGAAAAACAGGGGAGTAAGTCACAAACTAATGATATTTGTTACCTTTAGGCATCTCCATTTTGATTCAGCCCACTTTCTGGAATCTGCATCTTCAATACCAACAATAGTTCCAGTAAACCTACAAAATTAATTGATATTGGTAAAAATACATAAACTATGCCCACTGCATTTATAATAAATATCGCATATCAACATTCAAAATGCTAAGAATACTtgttccaaaaataaaatgctAAGAATACCGCCTACCTCTGCTCTGGAGCTTCTTCACCTTCAAATCTCATTTTGAATCTCATCCCTATcgaataattgtttttaacaGACTCCATGTACTGATCGAAAGGAATGATAAACTCAGCTGGGCTGGTCCTGTGATATGTATGTAAACACATGGACAAAAATTAAAGCTTTGAAGAGTTGAAAATATGCAACCGGCCACTAGCTATAAGCAGCCCACTCTACAACTATTCACTCAGTAAGTTATCTAGGTTTATAAGAATTTTCAACATCTCAAATGTCATTTTGACATCAGCAAATTCATATGCTTTCCCATAACAAAGTTGATATGATCATTGCCAACATAtaagcagcagcagcagcagcagcagcagattGTACTTTCAGATGTAATTTTTTGGGAAAACAGCACAAAGACAAGGGGTGAAGTCAAATCACATACCTGGGCTTGTAATATACAATGAACATGCTTTTGGTCTGAACGGCATGCCAGGCTGTCGCCAAAACACCAAGATGCATACTATGGCTTGATATGACCGACGATGGAGCAACTCCCTGTTGTCTCATGGCACGCCTAACTCCGACCCGCAACTCCCCATTCTCCCCTCTGAAAATATTTAGCActaatttaaaacatgataaagaATGATGCAAAGAGCTGCATAGGAAGCTATCAGCATCAAacctcaaaaatataaaagcaTCCCCAGCGACGAGCCTCTTTGAGCTAACAAAGAGGCTCCAACCACTCTGAAGGAGGTGTCTCCGAGGTTGGCCTGTATGCCAGAATTTGTCAAAATATCATCATCCCATTCTCACAAGTCACAAGAGACATGCAATGCTTCAAGAGTTAACATACTTGGAGAAACTTCAATGATACAACATGAGATTATGAGAAATTCAACTATCTATTGCGTTGCCTACGCTTATTTTGGCTGTTTCTCCATAAAAAAAACTGATAGGATCTGTTTTTAATGCATTAATTTATCTTGGTACATAAGTTTGGTATTTGAGACATCATTCCAAAACATAAGCTAAGGTAAACTTAAGCGAAGGTAATAAAAACATAAAGACAGAACACTTCAAGTTTACCACGAAAAAT includes these proteins:
- the LOC140975698 gene encoding auxin response factor 2A-like, translating into MAASEVPIKDCNEVNDCDSRPEMGSLGTGKADAEMALYAELWKACAGPLVTVPRKNELVFYFPQGHIEQVEASTNQSADQQMPVYNLPPKILCRVVNVDLKAEPDTDEVFAQVTLMPEPEQDENAVKKELLPPPPPCFHVHSFCKTLTASDTSTHGGFSVLRRHADECLPPLDMSRQPPTQELVAKDLHGNEWRFRHIFRGQPRRHLLQSGWSLFVSSKRLVAGDAFIFLRGENGELRVGVRRAMRQQGVAPSSVISSHSMHLGVLATAWHAVQTKSMFIVYYKPRTSPAEFIIPFDQYMESVKNNYSIGMRFKMRFEGEEAPEQRFTGTIVGIEDADSRKWAESKWRCLKVRWDEISTISRPDRVSPWKIEPALSAPALNPLPVPRQKRPRSNVLPSSPNSSVLTREGPSKMTVDPSPAVGFPRALQGQESLTLRGNNESDSSEKPLLIWNPSLDDGKIDASASRRCGPEKWLPLGTPESSFRDLLSGFGVQVNPPGEFCLPPGDQMTTKRLAQVREDKFSLIGNMWSTVPSGFSLNLMDSSLKTHGQGADTSYQTRGDVRYGAFRDFSIINDPKSENQQANWSMPPPVSSFLQMSSQSRELIPKSLFTKQHDAMKLNEGSCKLFGISLISDSTPLDTPMTQANVIEPLGHMQNGKHVHQTPAIESDQSSSDQVKGTKPVDPFSTSEQDKKFKTFNIVSRDRESKGHSGSTRSCTKVHKQGTALGRSVELAKFSNYSELISELDNLFEFNGELKAQTSDWLVVYTDDEDDMMLVGDDPWEEFCGMVRKILIVTKEEVQRMNPGTLISKGEETSSVAEGTDAKEMKNIPTTSSSNLGDF